A genomic window from Erythrobacter sp. BLCC-B19 includes:
- a CDS encoding PQQ-dependent sugar dehydrogenase: MAIFRKIAIASGVLVVIGAGGFWYLSQGDVADLSVEEVAGTDPVLKEGEAQTVPTVQIAEPVGWAKGEAPVAAEGLEVARFAEGLEHPRTIHTLPNGDVLVSLTRAPKSEGGGGVLDAIYGWIANQLLSKAGATGESPNQIVLLRDADGDGAAETRKVILSEGLDSPSGLAWKDGTLYVANHNALLAFPYALGADAVSGKPAKLMDLPGGGGHWMRNLELSPDGQRLYVAVGSVSNIGESGMKAEEGRAMIWEYDLAAKRQRQFGVGLRNPNGMDFSPWSGELWTTVNERDMLGSDLVPDYLTNVPVGAQYGWPWVYYKTNRDRRVDAPMPRFLMEYVRNPEYALGPHVAALGLVFSKEGDRMGEGFASGAFIARHGSWNRKPPSGYDVVFVDFDDRGNPVGKPKPVLTGFLKDDGTTRGRPTWVEWAGDGSLLVSDDTAGIIWRVRAPNAAPAPAISKLGGESLKPVTRLRDPRAEFEADYLRRQAGQKVN; the protein is encoded by the coding sequence ATGGCAATCTTCCGCAAAATCGCAATCGCTTCCGGTGTCCTCGTCGTCATTGGCGCAGGCGGGTTCTGGTATCTCAGTCAGGGCGATGTCGCCGATCTGTCGGTCGAGGAGGTCGCGGGCACCGATCCGGTGCTCAAGGAAGGCGAGGCGCAGACCGTCCCCACCGTCCAGATCGCCGAGCCGGTGGGCTGGGCCAAGGGTGAGGCGCCGGTCGCGGCCGAAGGGCTGGAGGTCGCGCGCTTTGCCGAAGGGCTGGAACACCCGCGCACCATCCACACCCTCCCCAATGGCGATGTCCTCGTCAGCCTGACCCGCGCCCCCAAGAGCGAGGGCGGCGGCGGCGTGCTCGACGCAATCTATGGCTGGATCGCCAATCAATTGCTGAGCAAGGCGGGCGCGACCGGCGAATCGCCCAACCAGATCGTGCTGCTGCGCGATGCCGATGGCGACGGTGCGGCCGAGACCCGCAAGGTGATCCTCTCCGAAGGCCTCGATTCGCCCTCTGGCCTCGCGTGGAAGGACGGGACGCTCTACGTCGCCAACCACAACGCGCTGCTGGCCTTCCCCTATGCGCTGGGGGCCGACGCGGTATCGGGCAAGCCTGCCAAGCTGATGGATCTGCCCGGCGGCGGCGGGCACTGGATGCGCAATCTGGAGCTCTCGCCCGATGGCCAGCGGCTCTATGTCGCGGTCGGATCGGTCAGCAATATCGGCGAATCCGGGATGAAGGCCGAAGAGGGCCGGGCGATGATCTGGGAATATGATCTCGCCGCCAAGCGCCAGCGCCAGTTCGGCGTGGGGCTGCGCAATCCCAACGGCATGGATTTCAGCCCCTGGAGCGGCGAGCTTTGGACCACCGTGAACGAGCGCGATATGCTCGGCAGCGATCTGGTGCCGGATTACCTCACCAACGTGCCGGTGGGCGCGCAATATGGCTGGCCGTGGGTCTACTACAAGACCAACCGCGACCGCCGGGTCGATGCGCCGATGCCGCGCTTCCTGATGGAATATGTGCGCAACCCCGAATATGCGCTGGGGCCGCACGTTGCGGCGCTCGGGCTGGTGTTCTCGAAGGAGGGCGACCGTATGGGCGAAGGCTTCGCCAGCGGCGCCTTTATCGCGCGGCACGGATCGTGGAACCGCAAGCCGCCCTCGGGCTATGACGTGGTGTTCGTCGACTTCGACGATCGCGGCAATCCGGTGGGCAAGCCCAAGCCGGTGCTGACCGGCTTCCTCAAGGATGATGGCACCACCCGCGGCCGCCCGACCTGGGTGGAATGGGCAGGTGATGGGTCGCTGCTGGTGTCGGATGACACGGCCGGGATCATCTGGCGGGTCCGCGCCCCGAACGCCGCGCCCGCCCCGGCGATTTCGAAGCTGGGGGGCGAATCGCTCAAGCCAGTGACCAGGCTGCGCGATCCGCGCGCCGAGTTCGAGGCCGATTACCTGCGGCGGCAGGCGGGGCAGAAGGTCAACTAG
- a CDS encoding DUF815 domain-containing protein — translation MDGGDALERIAAALERLAPPPAAPTDWLAHPAYVWEGESARPVPVLDALALDALHGIEAQKVGLRNLCARLASGAAAHDALLWGARGMGKSALVRACVADVQKETPKLALVQLAPGTLPTFPALIAALAGVERAFLLFIDDLGFGADGRAEMLALRSLLEGGIAPRPAHIRCVVTANRRGIVEREDTSGAIHERDERDDALALADRFGLTLGFHPADKDTYLAILEGYTAPLGLAFDAEEAMAFAIQRGNRSGRTALQFATELAGRAGKRL, via the coding sequence ATGGACGGCGGGGACGCGCTGGAGCGGATCGCCGCCGCGCTCGAACGCCTCGCGCCCCCGCCTGCCGCTCCGACCGATTGGCTCGCCCACCCCGCCTATGTGTGGGAGGGTGAAAGCGCGCGGCCCGTTCCGGTGCTCGATGCCCTGGCGCTGGATGCGCTCCACGGGATCGAGGCGCAGAAAGTTGGCTTGCGCAACTTGTGCGCCCGTCTGGCGAGCGGCGCGGCGGCGCATGACGCGCTGCTGTGGGGCGCGCGGGGGATGGGCAAATCGGCGCTGGTGCGCGCCTGTGTCGCCGATGTGCAGAAGGAGACGCCGAAGCTCGCACTGGTGCAGCTCGCCCCCGGCACCCTGCCGACCTTCCCCGCGCTGATCGCTGCGCTGGCGGGCGTGGAGCGCGCCTTCCTCCTCTTCATCGACGATCTCGGCTTCGGCGCGGACGGGCGGGCGGAGATGCTCGCGCTGCGCAGCCTGCTCGAAGGCGGCATCGCGCCCCGTCCGGCGCATATCCGCTGCGTCGTCACCGCCAACCGGCGCGGGATTGTCGAGCGCGAGGATACCTCCGGTGCGATCCACGAGCGCGACGAGCGCGACGATGCGCTGGCGCTGGCCGACCGCTTCGGGCTGACGCTGGGCTTTCACCCGGCGGACAAGGACACCTACCTCGCCATTCTGGAGGGCTACACCGCCCCGCTCGGCCTCGCTTTCGATGCCGAGGAGGCGATGGCCTTCGCGATCCAGCGCGGCAACCGGTCTGGCCGCACCGCGCTGCAATTCGCTACCGAATTGGCGGGCCGGGCCGGAAAGCGGCTCTAG
- a CDS encoding acyl-CoA dehydrogenase gives MTPFTPPTADQLLAIRVNAGIDELAQTDRFAHAEADLVEAIVAGVGQFAAGEFAPLNRKGDLEGAKLENGVVRLPDGFEAAYHAYVEQGWNAIASPTAHGGQGLPFTLACNVLENLGAANMAFTLLPMLSVGAIEALEHHGSPAQQAMYLPKLVSGEWSGTMNLTEPAAGSDVGALRSTAEPIEDGEHAGKYKITGQKIYITWGEHDLAKNIIHLVLARLPGAPEGSRGISLFVVPKYHVNADGSLGPKNDLRCVSLEHKLGINASPTCVMSYGDNGECIGELVGAPNKGLAAMFTMMNNARINVGNQGAQIAERATQQALAYARDRVQSARAGSPDKTPVAIIEHPDVRRMILRMKALTEGVRALLYYCAGQVDRGNLGDEAAKTRSEILVPLLKAWGTDVGVEVSGLGIQIHGGMGFVEETGAAQHWRDSRIAPIYEGTNGIQAADLVTRKLGLEGGEALVALFEEIAREAADEYALAALAMDCASVARWMRDDASLDDRLAGSVPFCTMAAVCVAGWQLTKQAAAVAAGAAPELAATKPVTVRFFLDRIVPEAAGLKAGAVAGAELLYALPAEALVA, from the coding sequence GTGACCCCCTTTACCCCGCCGACCGCCGACCAGCTGCTCGCCATCCGCGTCAATGCCGGGATCGACGAACTCGCCCAGACCGACCGTTTTGCCCATGCCGAAGCCGATCTGGTCGAAGCCATCGTCGCAGGCGTCGGGCAGTTTGCGGCAGGGGAATTCGCGCCGCTCAACCGCAAGGGCGACCTTGAGGGCGCGAAGTTGGAGAACGGCGTGGTGCGCCTGCCGGACGGGTTCGAAGCCGCCTATCACGCCTATGTCGAGCAAGGCTGGAACGCCATCGCCTCGCCGACAGCCCATGGCGGGCAAGGCCTGCCTTTCACGCTGGCCTGCAACGTGCTCGAGAACCTCGGCGCGGCGAACATGGCCTTCACCCTGCTGCCGATGTTGAGCGTCGGCGCGATCGAGGCGCTGGAGCATCACGGCTCCCCCGCCCAGCAGGCGATGTATCTTCCCAAGCTGGTGAGCGGCGAGTGGTCGGGGACGATGAATCTCACCGAGCCCGCCGCCGGCAGCGATGTCGGCGCGCTGCGTTCGACCGCCGAACCGATCGAGGACGGCGAACACGCGGGGAAATACAAGATCACCGGCCAGAAGATCTACATCACCTGGGGCGAGCATGATCTGGCGAAGAACATCATCCACCTCGTTCTGGCCCGCCTCCCCGGCGCGCCGGAGGGATCGCGCGGGATCAGTCTCTTCGTGGTGCCCAAGTATCATGTGAACGCGGACGGCTCGCTGGGGCCGAAGAACGACCTTCGCTGCGTGAGCCTCGAACACAAGCTCGGCATTAACGCCTCGCCCACCTGTGTGATGTCCTACGGCGACAATGGCGAATGCATCGGCGAGTTGGTCGGCGCCCCCAACAAGGGGCTCGCGGCGATGTTCACGATGATGAACAACGCGCGCATCAATGTCGGCAACCAGGGCGCGCAGATCGCCGAACGGGCGACCCAGCAGGCGCTCGCCTATGCGCGCGACCGGGTGCAGTCGGCCCGCGCCGGATCGCCCGACAAGACCCCGGTGGCGATCATCGAGCACCCCGACGTGCGCCGCATGATCCTGCGCATGAAGGCGCTCACCGAGGGCGTGCGCGCGCTGCTCTACTACTGCGCCGGTCAGGTCGATCGTGGGAACCTTGGCGACGAGGCGGCCAAGACCCGTTCGGAGATCCTTGTCCCGCTGCTCAAGGCGTGGGGCACCGATGTCGGCGTCGAGGTCTCGGGCCTCGGCATCCAGATCCACGGCGGGATGGGCTTCGTCGAGGAGACCGGCGCCGCGCAGCACTGGCGCGATTCGCGGATCGCGCCGATCTATGAAGGCACCAACGGCATTCAGGCTGCCGACCTCGTGACCCGCAAGCTCGGGCTGGAGGGCGGCGAGGCTCTGGTCGCGCTGTTCGAGGAAATCGCGCGCGAGGCAGCGGATGAATACGCCCTCGCCGCGCTCGCGATGGACTGCGCCAGCGTCGCCCGCTGGATGCGCGACGATGCGAGCCTCGATGACAGGCTGGCGGGCAGCGTGCCCTTCTGCACCATGGCCGCGGTGTGCGTGGCGGGCTGGCAGCTGACCAAACAGGCCGCGGCTGTCGCGGCGGGCGCGGCTCCGGAACTCGCAGCGACCAAGCCGGTGACGGTGCGCTTCTTCCTCGACCGGATCGTGCCCGAAGCCGCGGGCCTCAAGGCCGGCGCGGTGGCGGGAGCGGAGCTGCTCTACGCTCTGCCCGCCGAAGCGCTGGTTGCCTGA
- a CDS encoding L-threonylcarbamoyladenylate synthase: MSGKNVTEVRLADADGIAQAARCLESGGLVAVPTETVYGLAARADSAEAVARIYAAKGRPDFNPLIVHVAGLAQAERYAEFSPEARALAGAHWPGPLTLVLPRRTDAGLAEAVTARLPTVALRAPAHPVMQALLAAVDFPLAAPSANRSGFISPTTPAHVLASLEGRIAMVLDGGATTAGVESTIVAVRADGRVEELRPGPLQIGVRGEGRTLEAPGQLASHYAPGKPVRLGATHAEPDEFLIGFGAVAGDVTLSASGDCIEAAARLYAALHEAARAPLPRIAVAPVPEQGVGRAINDRLRRAAA; this comes from the coding sequence ATGAGCGGCAAGAACGTTACGGAAGTGCGGCTGGCAGACGCCGATGGGATCGCGCAAGCCGCGCGATGTCTCGAATCGGGCGGGCTGGTGGCGGTGCCGACCGAGACGGTCTACGGCCTTGCGGCGCGGGCGGACTCCGCCGAGGCCGTCGCAAGAATCTATGCCGCGAAGGGCCGCCCGGACTTCAACCCGCTGATCGTCCATGTGGCGGGGCTCGCGCAGGCCGAACGCTATGCGGAGTTCTCGCCCGAGGCGCGGGCATTGGCGGGAGCGCATTGGCCCGGCCCGCTCACGCTGGTGCTGCCCCGCCGCACTGACGCCGGGTTGGCCGAGGCGGTGACGGCAAGGCTGCCGACTGTGGCGCTGCGGGCACCTGCGCACCCGGTGATGCAGGCGCTGCTGGCGGCGGTGGACTTTCCGCTCGCCGCGCCTTCGGCCAATCGCAGCGGGTTTATCAGCCCCACGACCCCGGCCCATGTTCTCGCCTCGCTCGAAGGGCGGATCGCGATGGTGCTCGACGGCGGTGCGACGACAGCGGGGGTGGAATCAACCATCGTCGCCGTGCGCGCAGACGGGCGTGTGGAGGAACTGCGCCCCGGGCCGCTTCAGATCGGTGTGCGGGGTGAAGGCAGGACCCTCGAAGCCCCCGGCCAACTCGCGAGCCACTACGCGCCCGGCAAGCCGGTGCGGCTGGGGGCGACACATGCCGAGCCTGACGAGTTCCTGATCGGGTTCGGCGCGGTTGCAGGTGATGTCACGCTGTCAGCCAGCGGCGACTGCATCGAAGCTGCCGCGCGCCTCTACGCCGCCCTCCACGAAGCCGCCCGTGCCCCGCTGCCGCGCATCGCCGTCGCCCCGGTGCCCGAGCAGGGCGTGGGCCGCGCGATCAATGACCGGTTGCGGCGGGCGGCGGCTTAG
- a CDS encoding head GIN domain-containing protein translates to MIQSTSRRLVAAAAMLAGTATLAGCEGAEMEINGQKGVPLADVELAGAPPSEVVLASGDTVIVSEGDTFAITVEGQNTDTLRFVRDERTIGITREEGWKGEPNATIRITMPAPSELVIAGSGTIKAAKLASTSEVSIGGSGLVEFGTVAAEKLDINIGGSGTIRGAGTVKSLNVNIGGSGEVELAGLKADTAEVSIGGAGDVAFASDGEVTANIAGAGDVNVTGAAKCTVNAFGSGTLNCAQAPTAKTPATAEAALPAAPAAPAAPAAPAKPAE, encoded by the coding sequence ATGATCCAGTCCACCAGCCGCCGCCTTGTCGCTGCTGCTGCCATGCTTGCCGGGACGGCAACGCTCGCCGGGTGCGAAGGCGCAGAGATGGAGATCAACGGCCAGAAGGGCGTGCCCCTTGCTGACGTCGAACTGGCAGGCGCGCCGCCCTCGGAAGTGGTGCTCGCTTCGGGCGATACGGTGATCGTGAGCGAAGGAGACACCTTCGCGATCACGGTCGAAGGCCAGAACACCGATACGCTGCGTTTCGTGCGCGATGAACGCACCATCGGCATCACCCGCGAAGAAGGCTGGAAGGGCGAGCCGAACGCCACCATCCGCATCACCATGCCCGCGCCGAGCGAGCTGGTGATCGCCGGCAGCGGCACGATCAAGGCGGCCAAGCTCGCCAGCACCTCCGAAGTGTCGATCGGCGGATCGGGCCTGGTCGAATTCGGCACGGTCGCCGCCGAAAAGCTCGATATCAACATCGGCGGGTCGGGCACGATCCGCGGGGCCGGGACGGTCAAGTCGCTCAACGTCAACATTGGCGGCAGCGGCGAAGTCGAGCTCGCCGGGCTCAAGGCCGACACCGCCGAGGTGTCGATCGGGGGCGCAGGCGACGTCGCTTTTGCCTCTGACGGCGAGGTAACCGCCAATATCGCCGGCGCGGGCGATGTGAACGTGACGGGAGCCGCCAAGTGCACGGTCAATGCCTTTGGCTCGGGCACGCTCAACTGCGCGCAGGCACCGACGGCAAAGACCCCGGCGACCGCCGAAGCGGCACTCCCGGCAGCGCCCGCCGCTCCGGCCGCACCCGCAGCTCCGGCAAAGCCCGCAGAATAA
- a CDS encoding CarD family transcriptional regulator, with translation MASTANAFTVGDYVVYPKHGVGRVIELQKEEIAGMQLELYVLRFEKERMTLRVPTNKVEAIGMRKLSSDKTLKQAMETLKGKPKVKRTMWSRRAQEYEAKINSGDLVSIAEVTRDLFRPEDQPEQSYSERQIFEAASSRLARELAAMEETDEPTALGKILDVLREHAPQYYESAEEA, from the coding sequence ATGGCAAGCACCGCGAACGCATTCACCGTCGGCGATTATGTTGTCTACCCCAAGCACGGCGTGGGCCGGGTGATTGAACTCCAGAAGGAGGAAATCGCCGGGATGCAGCTCGAACTCTACGTGCTGCGCTTCGAGAAAGAGCGCATGACGCTGCGGGTGCCGACCAACAAGGTTGAAGCGATCGGGATGCGCAAGCTGTCTTCGGACAAGACCCTCAAGCAGGCGATGGAAACCTTGAAGGGCAAGCCCAAGGTGAAGCGCACCATGTGGTCGCGCCGCGCGCAGGAATATGAAGCGAAGATCAACTCGGGCGACCTCGTGTCGATCGCCGAAGTGACCCGCGACCTGTTCCGCCCCGAAGACCAGCCGGAGCAGTCCTATTCGGAACGCCAGATCTTCGAAGCGGCCTCCAGCCGCCTTGCCCGCGAACTGGCAGCGATGGAAGAGACCGACGAGCCCACCGCGCTCGGCAAGATCCTCGACGTGCTGCGCGAACACGCGCCGCAATACTACGAAAGCGCCGAGGAAGCGTAA
- the fdxA gene encoding ferredoxin FdxA produces the protein MTYVVTEDCIKCKYTDCVEVCPVDCFYEGENMLVINPSECIDCGVCEPECPAEAILPDTEDGLEKWLELNTQYSAIWPNITSQKAPPEDADAHKGEKGKFEKYFSDAPGDGD, from the coding sequence ATGACTTACGTCGTCACCGAAGACTGCATCAAGTGCAAGTACACCGATTGCGTGGAAGTGTGCCCGGTGGACTGCTTCTACGAAGGCGAGAATATGCTGGTGATCAACCCCAGCGAATGCATCGATTGCGGCGTGTGCGAACCGGAATGCCCGGCTGAAGCGATTCTGCCCGATACCGAAGACGGCCTTGAAAAGTGGCTGGAGCTCAACACCCAGTATTCGGCGATCTGGCCCAACATCACGAGCCAGAAGGCGCCCCCCGAAGATGCCGACGCGCACAAGGGCGAAAAGGGCAAGTTCGAGAAGTATTTCAGCGACGCGCCGGGCGACGGCGACTGA
- a CDS encoding RNA-binding S4 domain-containing protein yields the protein MTGSGAGESLRADRLLVYLRFARTRSAADALIAGRGLRRNRQHVARGSEAVRIGDVLTLMVGGQVRVIELLALPARRGSPAEARSHYREVDAVALDPMGQLTIAASPLGAEIRPADPEDRF from the coding sequence ATGACCGGTAGCGGCGCGGGCGAATCGCTCAGAGCAGACCGGCTGCTGGTCTATCTGCGCTTCGCCCGCACCCGCTCCGCTGCCGACGCCCTGATCGCTGGCCGCGGCCTGCGCCGCAACCGCCAGCACGTAGCGCGCGGGTCGGAAGCCGTGCGGATCGGTGATGTGCTGACCCTGATGGTCGGCGGCCAGGTGCGGGTGATCGAGCTGCTGGCTCTCCCTGCGCGCCGCGGCTCGCCCGCCGAAGCGCGTTCCCATTATCGCGAGGTTGACGCAGTGGCACTTGACCCTATGGGGCAATTGACCATAGCAGCGTCGCCTCTCGGGGCTGAAATCCGGCCCGCCGATCCCGAAGACCGCTTTTGA